The proteins below come from a single Comamonas antarctica genomic window:
- a CDS encoding GntR family transcriptional regulator: MLTEATASPRVPQEKRYLQLAGLFRHKIVTGQWPVGSSIPTVEQLEALHSASRTTVRMALGRLVGEGLLRTRKRGGTQVMAAPQRPPSFLLPSRWKELVVFHGNTGYRLLASESCCLPAIPAGLASVQGEIAPAYQRLLGLHCCGDQPFCLSQMYVEQTLYERIAPQLAQLSVVEALTRGPRPLATARQRLSIAPADELIETHLGVALGTPLLQALRWACDRKGQIVHWAQLGFLSEYAHMEMDLLN; the protein is encoded by the coding sequence ATGCTGACCGAAGCCACCGCCAGCCCCCGCGTGCCCCAGGAAAAGCGCTACCTCCAGCTTGCCGGGCTGTTTCGCCACAAGATCGTCACCGGGCAATGGCCCGTGGGCAGCTCGATCCCCACCGTGGAACAACTGGAAGCACTGCACAGCGCCTCGCGCACCACGGTGCGCATGGCGCTGGGCCGGCTGGTCGGCGAAGGCTTGCTCCGGACGCGCAAGCGCGGCGGCACCCAGGTCATGGCCGCGCCGCAGCGCCCGCCGTCGTTCCTGCTGCCCTCACGCTGGAAGGAACTGGTCGTGTTCCATGGCAACACCGGCTACCGCCTGCTGGCCAGCGAGTCCTGCTGCCTGCCCGCCATTCCCGCGGGCCTGGCCAGCGTGCAGGGTGAAATCGCACCGGCCTACCAGCGCCTGCTGGGCCTGCATTGCTGCGGCGACCAGCCGTTCTGCCTGAGCCAGATGTATGTCGAACAGACCCTCTACGAGCGCATCGCGCCGCAGCTGGCGCAGCTGTCCGTGGTCGAGGCGCTGACGCGCGGCCCGCGCCCGCTGGCCACGGCGCGCCAGCGGCTGAGCATTGCACCCGCCGACGAATTGATCGAAACGCACCTGGGCGTGGCGCTCGGCACCCCCTTGCTTCAGGCACTGCGCTGGGCCTGCGACCGCAAGGGC
- a CDS encoding B12-binding domain-containing radical SAM protein, whose amino-acid sequence MSTALTAPPRILSVIPPMTQLNTPYPSTAYITGFLRSRGLPAVQEDLALALVLRLLSPEGLQQVIDLVQEQFDADPERAFSPAVQSFMGQRDRYLATIGRVIGFLQGRDSTLSHRIVSRQYLPEGPRFDALEGYIDDGSGDPLGWAFGALGQQDRAKHIATLYLNDVADVLRDAADPRFEFVRYAESLAGSQASFEPLAQALAAPMTLVDATLHQLTLEALERHRPDVVLLSVPFPGSVYAAFRIAQTIKAHAPQTRLVLGGGFVNTELRELTEPRVFDYFDFVTLDAGERPLLALLEHLQGQRGASRLVRTYQRDPQGVVRYTNMMEADVAFAEVGTPTWDGLPLHSYLSLLDMLNPMHRLWSDGRWNKLTVAHGCYWKKCSFCDVSLDYIGRYEGASASVLADRIDSIVAETGQTGFHFVDEAAPPKALKALAQELLERGTDISWWGNIRFEKTFSPELCNLLADSGCIAVSGGLEVASDRLLALMKKGVSVDQVARVTKAFSEAGILVHAYLMYGFPTQTVQDTVDALEYVRQLFEHGCIQSGFFHRFSCTVHSPVGLNPEEYGITLTPMPPVQFAKNDIGFHDPSGVDHDALGAVLKKAIYNFMHGVGVEQDVRSWFPFKVPKTTVPRNKIEKALRFKG is encoded by the coding sequence ATGTCCACAGCCCTCACCGCGCCGCCACGCATCCTCTCCGTCATCCCGCCGATGACGCAGCTCAACACGCCCTACCCCTCGACGGCCTATATCACCGGTTTCCTGCGCTCGCGCGGCCTGCCCGCGGTGCAGGAGGACCTGGCGCTGGCGCTGGTGCTGCGCCTGCTCTCGCCCGAAGGCCTGCAGCAGGTGATCGACCTGGTGCAGGAGCAGTTCGACGCGGACCCCGAGCGCGCGTTCAGCCCCGCGGTGCAGTCCTTCATGGGCCAGCGCGACCGCTACCTGGCGACCATCGGCCGCGTGATCGGCTTCCTGCAGGGCCGCGACAGCACGCTGTCGCACCGCATCGTGAGCCGCCAGTACCTACCCGAAGGCCCGCGTTTCGACGCGCTCGAAGGCTATATCGACGACGGCAGCGGCGATCCGCTGGGCTGGGCGTTCGGCGCGCTGGGCCAGCAGGACCGTGCCAAGCACATTGCCACGCTGTACCTCAACGACGTGGCCGATGTACTGCGCGACGCGGCCGACCCGCGCTTCGAGTTCGTGCGCTACGCCGAATCGCTGGCCGGCAGCCAGGCCAGCTTCGAGCCGCTGGCGCAGGCGCTGGCCGCGCCCATGACGCTGGTCGATGCCACGCTGCACCAGCTCACGCTGGAGGCACTCGAGCGCCACCGGCCCGACGTGGTGCTGCTGTCCGTGCCCTTCCCGGGCTCGGTCTATGCGGCGTTCCGCATTGCCCAGACCATCAAGGCGCATGCGCCCCAGACCCGGCTGGTGCTGGGGGGCGGCTTCGTCAACACCGAACTGCGCGAGCTGACCGAGCCGCGCGTGTTCGATTACTTCGACTTCGTGACGCTGGACGCGGGCGAGCGCCCGCTGCTGGCGCTGCTCGAGCATTTGCAGGGCCAGCGCGGCGCCTCGCGCCTGGTGCGCACCTACCAGCGCGATCCGCAAGGCGTGGTGCGCTACACCAACATGATGGAGGCCGACGTGGCATTTGCCGAGGTCGGCACGCCCACCTGGGACGGCCTGCCGCTGCACAGCTACCTGTCGCTGCTCGACATGCTCAATCCCATGCACCGGCTCTGGAGCGACGGCCGCTGGAACAAGCTCACCGTGGCGCATGGCTGCTACTGGAAGAAGTGCAGCTTCTGCGATGTGAGCCTCGACTACATCGGCCGCTACGAAGGCGCGAGCGCCAGCGTGCTGGCCGACCGCATCGATTCCATCGTCGCCGAGACCGGCCAGACCGGCTTCCATTTCGTTGACGAAGCCGCGCCGCCCAAGGCGCTCAAGGCGCTGGCCCAGGAGCTGCTCGAGCGCGGCACCGACATCAGCTGGTGGGGCAACATCCGTTTCGAGAAGACTTTCAGCCCCGAGCTGTGCAACCTGCTGGCCGACAGCGGATGCATTGCGGTGTCAGGCGGACTCGAAGTCGCGTCCGACCGGCTGCTGGCACTGATGAAAAAAGGCGTGTCGGTCGACCAGGTGGCGCGCGTCACCAAGGCGTTTTCCGAGGCCGGCATCCTGGTGCATGCCTATCTGATGTACGGTTTCCCGACGCAGACCGTGCAGGACACGGTGGATGCGCTCGAATACGTGCGCCAGCTGTTCGAGCATGGCTGCATCCAGAGCGGCTTCTTCCACCGCTTCAGCTGCACCGTGCACTCGCCCGTGGGCCTGAACCCCGAGGAATACGGCATCACGCTCACGCCCATGCCGCCCGTGCAGTTCGCCAAGAACGACATCGGCTTCCACGACCCCAGCGGCGTCGACCACGACGCGCTGGGCGCAGTGCTGAAGAAGGCCATCTACAACTTCATGCACGGCGTGGGTGTCGAGCAGGACGTGCGCAGCTGGTTTCCGTTCAAGGTGCCGAAAACCACCGTGCCGCGCAACAAGATCGAGAAGGCGCTGCGCTTCAAGGGATAG
- a CDS encoding GntR family transcriptional regulator, protein MPRPSQPPLFRQVADTIRERLRDGTYPVGIPLPGERALAEGFGVARVTVRSALARLQEEGLVTRLRGQGTLPIGQAMATRHPKLHNGLLDNIVSQGLRTRIQVLSCTRQACDTEIARLLQLPPAAPVLCIQRVRRSSGAPVMYSEVVLPECVGAAIVRPLLEEMPLLTLMEQAGYPFDHGEQELSATIAPAHVAAALRIPAGAPLLQVRRVVYDAQKRPIQYLLGYYAPERYQYRMHVSRSGSASKVWISEGSG, encoded by the coding sequence ATGCCCCGCCCGTCCCAGCCGCCGTTGTTCCGCCAGGTCGCCGACACCATCCGCGAGCGATTGCGCGACGGCACCTACCCCGTCGGCATTCCATTGCCCGGCGAGCGCGCGCTGGCCGAAGGCTTCGGCGTGGCGCGCGTCACCGTGCGCTCGGCGCTGGCGCGGCTGCAGGAGGAAGGCCTGGTCACGCGGCTGCGCGGCCAGGGCACGCTGCCCATCGGCCAGGCCATGGCCACCCGGCACCCGAAGCTGCACAACGGCCTGCTCGACAACATCGTGAGCCAGGGACTGCGCACGCGTATCCAGGTGCTGTCGTGCACGCGCCAGGCCTGCGATACGGAGATTGCGCGGCTGCTGCAGCTGCCCCCCGCGGCGCCGGTGCTGTGCATCCAGCGCGTGCGCCGTTCGAGCGGCGCACCGGTCATGTATTCCGAAGTGGTGCTGCCCGAATGCGTCGGTGCCGCCATCGTCCGGCCGCTGCTGGAGGAAATGCCGCTGCTGACGCTGATGGAGCAGGCCGGCTACCCGTTCGACCATGGCGAGCAGGAACTCAGCGCCACGATCGCGCCCGCGCATGTCGCTGCCGCGCTGAGGATCCCCGCGGGCGCGCCGCTGCTGCAGGTACGGCGCGTGGTCTATGACGCGCAAAAGCGTCCCATCCAATACCTGCTGGGTTACTACGCCCCGGAACGCTACCAGTACCGCATGCATGTCTCGCGCAGCGGCAGCGCCAGCAAGGTCTGGATCTCCGAAGGCAGCGGCTGA
- a CDS encoding isocitrate lyase/PEP mutase family protein encodes MNFKQRLQQNKIVLAPGVYDPFTALLVQQAGLEACYLSGASIAYTRFGRPDIGFLSLDDVVSVTAHIRERVDLPLIVDADTGFGNALNVRRTVQHLERAGASAIQLEDQSSPKRCGHLQGKSVISTPEMCGKIRAAVDARRNQDTVIIARTDAIATEGLDAAIERAARYAEAGADLLFVEAVRTREQMDVVQRELGQLCPLMANMVEGGMTPVKPAAELEEIGYRLVIFPGGTVRALAHTLQGYFASLHQHGTTAPWQDRMLGFDGLNAVIGTPEMLALGETYA; translated from the coding sequence ATGAACTTCAAGCAACGCCTGCAGCAAAACAAGATCGTCCTGGCCCCGGGCGTGTATGACCCATTCACCGCCTTGCTGGTGCAGCAGGCCGGCCTGGAAGCCTGCTACCTGTCGGGCGCGAGCATTGCCTATACGCGTTTCGGCCGGCCCGACATCGGCTTTCTGAGCCTCGATGACGTGGTCAGCGTGACCGCGCACATCCGCGAGCGCGTGGACCTGCCGCTGATCGTCGATGCCGACACCGGCTTCGGCAACGCGCTCAATGTGCGCCGCACGGTGCAGCATCTGGAGCGCGCGGGCGCGTCGGCCATCCAGCTCGAAGACCAGTCGAGCCCCAAGCGCTGCGGCCACCTGCAGGGCAAGTCGGTGATCAGCACGCCGGAGATGTGCGGCAAGATCCGCGCCGCGGTCGATGCGCGCCGCAACCAGGACACGGTGATCATCGCGCGCACCGATGCGATTGCCACCGAAGGCCTGGACGCGGCCATCGAGCGCGCGGCGCGCTATGCCGAAGCCGGCGCCGACCTGCTGTTCGTCGAAGCCGTGCGCACGCGCGAGCAGATGGACGTGGTGCAGCGCGAACTGGGCCAGCTGTGCCCGCTGATGGCCAATATGGTCGAAGGCGGCATGACGCCGGTGAAGCCGGCCGCCGAACTCGAGGAGATCGGCTACCGCCTGGTGATCTTTCCCGGCGGCACGGTGCGCGCGCTGGCGCACACGCTGCAGGGCTACTTCGCCAGCCTGCACCAGCATGGCACGACGGCGCCCTGGCAAGACCGCATGCTGGGCTTCGACGGCCTGAATGCCGTCATCGGCACGCCCGAGATGCTGGCGCTGGGCGAAACCTACGCCTGA
- a CDS encoding 3-isopropylmalate dehydratase, giving the protein MNDLNQGTCWVFGNDINTDFLAPGKYMKFGIETIAQHCLEDIDPRFASQVRPGDILIGGSNFGAGSSREQAVEVLRHLGVRCVIAPSFAGLFYRNGFNLGLPLLLGPKAPAAPAWGIAPQARAAFDLDAATLSVPQQGIHLQCAPIPAHLLALVNDGGLVPHLRKCLANRATHSQENP; this is encoded by the coding sequence ATGAACGACCTGAACCAGGGCACCTGCTGGGTGTTCGGCAACGACATCAACACCGACTTCCTCGCGCCCGGCAAATACATGAAGTTCGGCATCGAGACCATTGCCCAGCACTGCCTCGAAGATATCGATCCGCGCTTCGCCAGCCAGGTGCGCCCGGGCGACATCCTCATCGGCGGCAGCAACTTCGGCGCCGGCTCGTCGCGCGAGCAGGCCGTCGAGGTGCTGCGCCACCTGGGCGTGCGCTGCGTCATCGCGCCCTCGTTTGCCGGGCTGTTCTACCGCAACGGCTTCAACCTGGGCCTGCCGCTGCTGCTAGGCCCGAAGGCGCCGGCCGCGCCGGCCTGGGGCATCGCGCCGCAGGCGCGCGCCGCATTCGATCTGGACGCAGCCACGCTCTCCGTGCCGCAGCAGGGCATACATCTGCAATGCGCGCCCATTCCCGCCCATCTGCTGGCACTGGTCAACGACGGCGGCCTGGTGCCGCACCTGCGCAAGTGCCTGGCAAACCGAGCCACCCATTCCCAGGAAAACCCATGA
- a CDS encoding 3-isopropylmalate dehydratase large subunit yields the protein MTPQTLAQKLVARACGRPQVAPEELVTCQVDLAMMHDSGGPRRLKPHLDALGVKVWDPAKIVVVTDHYVPAADADSAQIVRIARDWVREQGIANFYDEQGICHVVTPQHGHIRPGMFAVGGDSHSCTGGAFGAYMFGIGATEMLGVVVTGEIWLRVPHTIAMEWTGRLGAGVCAKDMMLHMCTRFGMEGGQYEAIEYCGEAVRALSMNERMTLSNMTAELGGQAGLIAPDETTRDWLLASGVPAQELPDFTHWQTDAQAPLLARHRFAADALAPQVSAPGSPALAEAAKECGEEKVDIAYIGACTGAKLEDLRMAAEVLKGQRIARGVDLMVAPASARDQQAAQAEGTLQILLDAGARLLPSSCGACAGYGANTFAENTTAISTTARNFKGRMGAASSRVFLGSPYTVAASAVAGRITDPREMLA from the coding sequence ATGACGCCCCAGACCCTTGCCCAGAAGCTCGTGGCGCGCGCCTGCGGCCGGCCGCAGGTCGCGCCCGAGGAGCTCGTGACCTGCCAGGTCGACCTGGCGATGATGCATGACTCGGGCGGCCCGCGCCGCCTCAAGCCCCACCTCGATGCCCTGGGCGTCAAGGTCTGGGACCCGGCAAAGATCGTGGTCGTCACCGACCACTACGTGCCCGCGGCCGATGCCGACAGCGCGCAGATCGTGCGCATCGCGCGCGACTGGGTGCGCGAGCAGGGCATCGCCAACTTCTATGACGAGCAGGGCATCTGCCATGTCGTCACGCCCCAGCACGGCCATATCCGCCCCGGCATGTTTGCCGTCGGCGGCGACAGCCATTCGTGCACCGGAGGCGCATTCGGCGCCTACATGTTCGGCATCGGCGCGACGGAAATGCTCGGCGTCGTGGTCACGGGCGAGATCTGGCTGCGCGTGCCGCACACCATTGCCATGGAATGGACCGGCCGGCTCGGCGCCGGCGTCTGCGCCAAGGACATGATGCTGCACATGTGCACGCGCTTCGGCATGGAGGGCGGCCAGTACGAAGCCATCGAATACTGCGGCGAGGCGGTGCGCGCGTTGTCGATGAACGAGCGCATGACGCTCAGCAACATGACCGCCGAACTCGGCGGCCAGGCCGGCCTGATCGCTCCCGACGAGACCACGCGCGACTGGTTGCTCGCCAGCGGCGTGCCGGCGCAGGAACTGCCGGACTTCACGCACTGGCAGACCGACGCCCAGGCGCCGCTGCTGGCCCGCCACCGGTTTGCCGCCGATGCGCTTGCGCCCCAGGTGTCGGCGCCGGGCTCGCCGGCGCTGGCCGAAGCCGCGAAGGAATGCGGCGAGGAAAAGGTCGACATTGCCTATATCGGCGCCTGCACCGGCGCCAAGCTCGAAGACCTGCGCATGGCCGCCGAAGTGCTCAAGGGCCAGCGCATCGCGCGCGGTGTCGACCTGATGGTGGCGCCCGCGAGCGCCCGGGACCAGCAGGCCGCGCAAGCCGAAGGCACGCTGCAGATCCTGCTGGACGCGGGCGCGCGCCTGCTGCCCAGCAGCTGCGGCGCCTGCGCCGGCTACGGCGCCAACACCTTTGCCGAGAACACCACGGCCATCAGCACCACCGCGCGCAACTTCAAGGGCCGCATGGGCGCGGCGTCGTCGCGCGTGTTCCTGGGCTCGCCCTACACCGTGGCGGCATCGGCGGTGGCCGGCCGCATCACCGACCCCCGGGAGATGCTCGCATGA
- a CDS encoding Bug family tripartite tricarboxylate transporter substrate binding protein has protein sequence MQLNRRWTIGALAALALAQGVAAQNNRPLTIVVGATPGGSTDTLARVIAQSMGTTLGRTVIVENKPGAGGNIAAQQVAKSDPSGNTLLMSFTSHTINATLFKKLPFDPVADFTPITMVAQVPSVLVARKNAPFNDIAGLIDYAKKNPGKLTFAIGGQGSSLHLAAEQFKLATQTDIVNIPYKGTGPALTDLLSASTVDLMFASTINVLPHYKTGSLKFLGVSSPKPLPQFDGLPAIAQTVPGYHSQAWFGLFGPAQMPRDVVDKLYGAIKVAIASPDFRKRMESEAATVPTMTPAQFADFIKKDVDFWGDIVKKSGATVE, from the coding sequence ATGCAACTCAACCGACGCTGGACGATAGGCGCGCTGGCCGCGCTGGCCCTGGCACAGGGCGTGGCGGCACAGAACAACCGTCCGCTGACCATCGTGGTCGGCGCCACTCCCGGCGGCTCCACCGACACGCTGGCACGCGTGATCGCGCAGTCCATGGGCACGACGCTGGGCCGCACGGTCATCGTCGAGAACAAGCCCGGCGCGGGCGGCAACATCGCCGCGCAGCAGGTCGCCAAGAGCGACCCCAGCGGCAACACCCTGCTGATGAGCTTCACCAGCCACACCATCAACGCCACGCTGTTCAAGAAGCTGCCGTTCGACCCCGTCGCCGACTTCACGCCCATCACCATGGTCGCCCAGGTGCCCAGCGTGCTGGTCGCGCGCAAGAACGCCCCGTTCAACGACATCGCCGGCCTGATCGACTATGCGAAGAAGAACCCGGGCAAGCTGACGTTCGCCATCGGCGGCCAGGGCTCGTCGCTGCACCTTGCGGCCGAGCAGTTCAAGCTGGCCACGCAGACCGACATCGTCAACATCCCGTACAAGGGCACGGGCCCGGCGCTCACCGACCTGCTGTCGGCGAGTACCGTCGACCTGATGTTCGCCAGCACCATCAACGTGCTGCCGCACTACAAGACCGGCAGCCTCAAGTTCCTCGGCGTCAGCAGCCCCAAGCCGCTGCCGCAGTTCGACGGCCTGCCGGCCATCGCCCAGACCGTGCCCGGCTACCACTCGCAGGCCTGGTTCGGCCTGTTCGGCCCGGCGCAGATGCCCAGGGATGTGGTCGACAAGCTCTATGGCGCCATCAAGGTGGCCATTGCCTCGCCCGACTTCCGCAAGCGCATGGAGAGCGAAGCCGCGACGGTGCCGACCATGACGCCCGCGCAGTTCGCCGATTTCATCAAGAAGGATGTGGATTTCTGGGGCGACATCGTGAAGAAATCCGGAGCCACCGTCGAATGA
- a CDS encoding acyl-CoA synthetase translates to MPTVSSIFDSDLPRNAANTAPLTPLSFIARAAEVYPEQLAIVHGALRQTWGQTYARCRQLASALQRHGIGKNDTVAVLLPNTPPMVEAHFGVPMAGAVLNALNTRLDPEAIAFMLDHGEARAVIVDPEFAGLLGKALALRASDREVLLIEVQDELYGATSQALGGIDYEAFLAEGDAQFEWQLPADEWDAIALNYTSGTTGNPKGVVYHHRGAATNAISNVLEWDMPKHAVYLWTLPMFHCNGWCFPWTLALRAAVNVCLRRVEPQAIFNAMRDHGVTHYCGAPIVHGMLVNAPAALKEGLQPGVKAMVAGAAPPASMIEGMERMGFDLTHVYGLTETYGPAAVCPQHAGWSGLDIGERARLNARQGVRFHLQGDVRVLDPETMQPVPQDGETMGEIMFKGNIAMKGYLKNAKATQDAFAGGWFHSGDLGVQYPDGYIKIKDRSKDIIISGGENISSIEIEDVLYRHPDVLAAAVVAKPDAKWGETPCAFVELKAGASTTPEDIVLHCRKHLAGFKLPRAVVFGELPKTSTGKIQKFELRKVAGSATSIDV, encoded by the coding sequence ATGCCCACCGTGAGTTCCATCTTCGACAGCGATCTTCCCCGCAATGCCGCCAACACCGCGCCGCTGACGCCGCTTTCCTTCATTGCGCGCGCGGCCGAGGTCTATCCGGAGCAACTGGCCATCGTGCATGGCGCGCTGCGCCAGACCTGGGGCCAGACGTATGCGCGCTGCCGCCAGCTGGCCAGCGCGCTGCAGCGCCACGGCATCGGCAAGAACGACACCGTGGCGGTGCTGCTGCCCAATACGCCGCCCATGGTCGAGGCGCATTTCGGCGTGCCCATGGCCGGCGCGGTGCTCAATGCGCTCAACACCCGGCTCGACCCCGAAGCCATTGCCTTCATGCTCGACCATGGCGAGGCCCGCGCGGTGATCGTCGATCCCGAGTTCGCCGGACTGCTGGGCAAGGCGCTGGCGCTGCGCGCGTCCGACCGCGAGGTACTGCTCATCGAAGTGCAGGACGAACTCTATGGCGCGACGTCGCAGGCGCTGGGCGGCATCGACTATGAGGCGTTTCTGGCCGAAGGCGATGCGCAGTTCGAATGGCAGCTGCCGGCCGACGAGTGGGACGCGATCGCGCTCAACTACACCAGCGGCACCACGGGCAATCCCAAGGGCGTGGTCTACCACCACCGCGGCGCGGCCACCAACGCCATCAGCAATGTGCTGGAGTGGGACATGCCCAAGCATGCGGTCTACCTCTGGACGCTGCCGATGTTCCATTGCAACGGCTGGTGCTTTCCCTGGACGCTGGCGCTGCGCGCGGCCGTGAACGTCTGCCTGCGCCGCGTCGAGCCGCAGGCGATCTTCAACGCCATGCGCGACCACGGCGTGACGCACTACTGCGGCGCGCCCATCGTGCACGGCATGCTGGTCAATGCACCCGCGGCCCTCAAGGAGGGGCTGCAGCCGGGTGTCAAGGCCATGGTCGCGGGCGCGGCGCCGCCGGCCTCGATGATCGAGGGCATGGAGCGCATGGGCTTCGACCTGACCCATGTCTATGGACTCACCGAGACCTACGGCCCGGCCGCGGTCTGCCCGCAGCATGCCGGGTGGAGCGGGCTGGACATCGGCGAGCGCGCGCGGCTCAATGCGCGCCAGGGCGTGCGCTTTCACCTGCAAGGCGACGTGCGCGTGCTCGATCCCGAGACCATGCAGCCCGTGCCGCAGGACGGCGAGACCATGGGCGAGATCATGTTCAAGGGCAACATCGCGATGAAGGGCTATCTGAAGAACGCCAAGGCGACGCAGGATGCGTTCGCGGGCGGCTGGTTCCACAGCGGCGACCTGGGCGTGCAGTATCCCGACGGTTATATCAAGATCAAGGACCGCAGCAAGGACATCATCATCTCGGGCGGCGAGAACATCTCGTCCATCGAGATCGAGGACGTGCTCTACCGCCACCCCGACGTGCTGGCCGCGGCCGTGGTGGCCAAGCCCGACGCGAAGTGGGGCGAGACGCCGTGCGCGTTCGTCGAGCTCAAGGCCGGCGCCAGCACCACGCCCGAAGACATCGTGCTGCACTGCCGCAAGCACCTCGCGGGCTTCAAGCTGCCGCGCGCCGTGGTGTTCGGCGAGCTGCCCAAGACCAGCACCGGCAAGATCCAGAAGTTCGAGCTGCGCAAGGTCGCGGGCTCGGCGACGTCCATCGACGTTTAG
- the panB gene encoding 3-methyl-2-oxobutanoate hydroxymethyltransferase encodes MKSTTEFQQFKREQRKIVMVTAYDYPGARYAEAAGADTILVGDSLGMVVLGYDSTVPVTVDDMVHHAKAARRGAPATCIVVDMPFGSYHAGLESTTRCAVDMMQRSGADALKVEGAGEVIDVIRRLTHVGIPVVAHLGLTPQSAAVLGGYKVQGRDTAAAQQIMNDALACEAAGACALVLECVPQQLATRISAQLAIPTIGIGAGPGTDGQVLVFHDLLGYGSHRVPKFVQQFADIGTPLQAGLAAYADAVRSGAFPAEAHTYNIDDSVLERIYGGIVPAAS; translated from the coding sequence ATGAAATCGACTACCGAGTTCCAGCAGTTCAAGCGCGAGCAGCGCAAGATCGTGATGGTCACCGCCTACGACTATCCGGGCGCACGCTATGCCGAAGCCGCGGGCGCCGACACCATTCTGGTCGGCGATTCGCTGGGCATGGTGGTGCTGGGCTATGACTCCACGGTGCCGGTCACCGTCGACGACATGGTGCACCACGCCAAGGCCGCGCGCCGCGGCGCGCCCGCGACCTGCATCGTCGTCGACATGCCGTTTGGCAGCTACCACGCAGGGCTTGAAAGCACGACGCGCTGCGCGGTCGACATGATGCAGCGCAGCGGCGCCGACGCCCTCAAGGTCGAGGGCGCGGGCGAAGTGATCGATGTGATACGCCGCCTGACCCATGTGGGCATTCCCGTCGTTGCCCATCTGGGCCTGACGCCGCAGTCGGCCGCGGTGCTCGGCGGCTACAAGGTGCAGGGCCGCGACACCGCGGCCGCGCAGCAGATCATGAACGATGCGCTGGCCTGCGAAGCCGCGGGCGCCTGCGCGCTGGTGCTTGAATGCGTGCCCCAGCAGCTGGCCACGCGCATCAGCGCGCAGCTGGCGATTCCAACCATTGGCATAGGCGCAGGCCCGGGTACCGACGGCCAGGTGCTGGTGTTCCACGACCTGCTCGGTTACGGCAGCCACCGCGTGCCCAAGTTCGTGCAGCAGTTTGCCGATATAGGCACGCCGCTGCAGGCCGGCCTGGCCGCCTACGCCGACGCGGTGCGCAGCGGTGCGTTTCCGGCCGAAGCCCATACGTACAACATCGACGACTCCGTGCTTGAACGGATCTACGGCGGCATCGTGCCCGCCGCGTCCTGA